The sequence below is a genomic window from Canis aureus isolate CA01 chromosome 26, VMU_Caureus_v.1.0, whole genome shotgun sequence.
gctgctGGGCTTCCCGGGgtcccccgcccggcccggcccgcgcacCTTCTCCCGCAGCCGCTCGCGCAGCGCCGCCAGGTGCGCCTCGCGGATCTCCTTGCTGAGCTCCATCTTGTGGTTGAGCTTCTCCTCCGCCAGGCGGCTGAAGTTGTTGTTGTCCTCCAGGGCTTTGTGCAGCACCTCGCGCTCGTGCTCGCGCCGCTCCGCCAGCTGCTTCAGCACCTGCGCCTCCTgcgtctgggggggggggggaggtgagcgccgccccccgcccggcccgagCTGGGGGGCCGAGGGCTTGGGCCCGCCGAGACCCGGCGCGGGGAGCTCAGCCCCAGACAGGCCCGGAGCCGCGGGGGGCCCCAGCAACGCGGGCCTTGGCTCCCGCCGCCTCCGGGCAGCTCCGCTGATTCAAAACCTCCGGGCTGTCGTGGAGCCCGCACCGTGCCCTCCGACGGCTGCGCCCCGAGCGCCAAGTAGGTGCTTGGTAGGCCCGGGCTCTGGGCCCCTAAGGGGCGGCGCCGTGCAAAGGCCCCCAGGGCTGCGGACACCCGGGCTGCTGGTCCCCACCGTCCAGCCCTTCTGGGGCGGGGACTGCCTGGTGGCCCGCAGAGAGCTGAGGGGCGCGGGCCGCCGAGCCCACCCACGTGTGGTCGCTGCTGGCCACCCCCCGCAGGCCCAGGTCCCCAGGTGTCACGGGGACATGCTCTAAGGGACTTGGAGCCAGACtgcactcgtgtgtgtgtgtgtgtgtgtgtgtgtgtgtgtgtgtgtgtgtgtttccggCTCCGTGGGGCTGGTGTGAGGGGAAGAGGCACTTCTCCCAGGGCCCAGAGCTCCCAGCAGGCCTGGGCTTTCGGTCCCCAACACATGGGGGAGTccccttcttcccccttccctcccctggaGAGGGATGCCAGCCCAGGCTCGAGTCCCAGGGCCCCCTGCTGGCCATGCCCAAGGACACCCCGTTCACCTCCCTGTCCCATTCTCATCTTCCAAGAGGAGAGCAGGGAACCACGAGACCCTCTCCATccccccacagccccccaccccagccaacAGCCAAGAGGCGGCTTGGAACACTCTGTGCTTCGGGGACCCATGTGTCCACCCTCATCGGGAcctgggggcagaggtgggctCCTCACCTTCCTTCGCTCCTCAGCAGCCTCCAGCCGCTTCTGCAGCTCCTCCAGGGAGGTGTCCTTCCTCTTGGGGGGAGAGGAGAGCACTGGGCTCTCGGGGGACAGGTCAGAAGGGGACTTGAGGATGACCTCGAAGCTCTGGCCAGAGGCCCTCTTGTCCAGCTGCTTCACCTCCATGTCTGCAAGACCACACGGGGGCTCAGGCTCTGAGGGGACACCTTCCCAGCTCCTGCCCAAATCCAGGGCCGCGGGAGGGGGCGCGGCTGCTCACGTGGGACTCCTTGAGCTCCCAGGGCCACCTCCCACCCGAGGCCCGCTCTCCGGACGCCAGCTGAGCCCAGGTgcggggaggtgggcgggagagGCCGCGGGAGCAGGGAgcaaggggaggagaaggagggcgCCCACCAAGTGGGGCACTCACCCCCATACTGGTAGATGGTGTTGGGGTGCGGCTGTGAGTAGAAGCAGGAGCAGATGAGCGACAGCACCGACAGCTCCTTCATCTTCTCCTTGTAGGCTGTGGGCGTGAGGCCAGCAGTGAGGGCGCCGGGCGCCGCCGTCCTTCCTCCCCGGCACCCCCCACGCTGCGTCTCTCTGGAAGCCTATTCTCTTGCCCCCTACACCTCTCCTCTTCCCGCCCGAAGCTGACCAGAAGGGGGCCTGGTCTGTCCCTGGGCGCACCCCCCATGGGCTGTCCTGCGTTCTTCGCTTAGTATccaccttcttcctccttttctttctaggcatttctgcctctttcctctctgtggcTGTGTTTTATCCGTCTCCGTTCATCCTCCTTCCTgactccttctgtctctctctttccgtcTCCGTGAGTCTTTGTCACTGTGTATTTCCGAGtagccctccttcctccccttcccctctcacAGGTATTAACCACCATACTCCTGCCTGGGCCAGCACAGACGTGGAGCTTCTGCAGGCAGCACCTTCTTGGCTTGTACATGTGGGTGGAGCCCTCAGACTTCCTCCTGtgtgcgcccccctcccccgtttACCCCATGACCCAGCTGAGACCCCGAGATCACCAGGCCGGGGCTCCCCGTCGGGCTCCAGCCAGATGCGGGGAGTTGTCTGCTCAGTACCAGAGCCGGCCCTCTGGCCTTGCAGAGCCCGTGCCCACCCAGAAGAGGAGCTGAGCTCGTCCGCTGAGGCCCTGCGCCCTGGCAGGTGAAGGGGAGGAGCCCACTGCCAGATGGAAATAATTGAGTTCTTTGTGACCTATTCGTGACAAGCTAGGCCCCACGGTAGACATGCTGGCCCGGTGTCTCACTAGTGCTTAACAATCTTCGAGCCCAAGACTGTCCCCCTGCTCCACTGAGATGATAGTGGGCCCTGGTGGCTAGGGTGACTTGCCCAGAGCTCCTCAAGTGCAATCCCAGGTGGTCCGTGTCCTTTCCACCACTCTAGCAGATCCCAAAGACTAGGAGGCTCAGAGACCCATCCTCCCCCCTCCCTAGCTGGAGAAGCTGGTGCAGGTCTCCAGAGAGGGGGTCTGGCTTCCATGAAGTGATATTCCAAGGAGCACAGATGAATTTGGACAAAGGGTTTAGATGAACAAGAAACTTCCTGATCAAATTTCACACCGGACAGTGTCTTAAAATTGAGTTAATGTGAGGTCGGGAAAAGTGTTGGTATAGAAACAGGACACGGGACAGAAATTATCAGGCTCTTGTCTGAGGGAACAGCTTGTGGTGAGCAGGGTTTTCCCACAACCACCGCAGAGAACTTTGTCATTTGATCTAAATGTCCTGATGACCCGGGTCCTCCTAGAGAGAGCCCCAGAGACTCTACAGGGAGCACGAAGGAATCCCGGGCAGGCAGCAAGGAGAGACTTTAAGGGGTGTGGAGGGGAAGCAGGGCTAGGATGTGTGTGTTGGTCATTGGCTTcaggaggctgggaggcaggggggcCATGGACACAGGCCTCAAAGGGGATTTTGGCTTGacttgtcagttttatttttcacaggCATAATCTATTTGTGCATTACTTGTGCTGTTAAaagttaactttaaaaagtagGCAGAGGAGTACGTCACACTACATGGCTGGGGAGTTAGAGCGTATAAGACGAGGCAAGGCCAGCTCTTCAGAAGCAGCGGCCCGGGAGACATTTGGGCATTGGGAAGGCTGGGGAAATAGCCGGGCCCCTGCTCAGAGGGAGGCTCAGGAGGGGAACGTACTTGGATCCTGGGAGAGGCCACGAAGGAAGGGGCTGGTCTAACCCTGCCACCACCCGCCTCCTGGCAACAGGCActgcctctcccaccctccaGGTAGTCTTTCCTCACCACACGCGGGAACCCCCAAATGAGTTTAGCACATAGGCGGGGAGCTTGGGGCCTCACAGCTGCTCAAGCTCCTCTCGGCCTTGAGAGGAAGTGTTCCCAGGAAGACGAGCATTTATTACAGAGGAAGAACACGTTTACAGACAAATATTGGGGCAGCTCCCTTCTGAATAACTGTCACCCCTCAGCAGGAAGGGAGGCTGGGCAGCTGAGAGCACTGCACTGCTAGGATAGAGGGGAGAAGGATGGGGGGTGTGCTGGAGACTGAAGTCAGAGCTCTCGGAGCCCTGGGGGGCCAGTGTCCAACCAGGAAAGGGGAGGACTGTGTCCCGCGGCTGGTAATAGGGATGCAGCTTAGTGCCTGACGGTCACAGAGATTCTCCAGCTTTGTTTCTCCCAGGCTGATGGCCCACGAGGAGCTTCCTTCCCAGAAGACTCATCTGAAGGAGACTTGTGGGAAGGGGCACCCCTAGAAGGGGGCTTGGGAGGGAGGTTTGCTCTGTGGTCTGGCTGCGAGTCGGAAGGGACTGGGCAGCAGGTGGGGAAATTGGCCAATTTGTAGAGCTGGGGCTGGAGAGCAGGGCTGGGCCCAGCAGCTCAGAACAGCAGTGACACCTGTGTCCTCAGAGCTGCAGGGGCTTGAAGGCCATGTCTCCCTGCAGAGGGGAGAGGTCGAGGCCCAGACCCTTCTAGGCACCTCACCACAGACAGCTGGGATGTGTTTCTCCACATCACCAGCCAGGACTCGtctcttccttcccatcactCACTTCAGGGAGTCACTAAAAACAAGTCTCTGCCATGAGCTGCATTGCTTTCATCTCCTTCCTTTTCATAGTAAATGTgaagtatgcaaaaaaaaaaaatgcacgaTGGCCTTTGGATGTTTAGGTCCTAGATGAGCAAGAGTTAGAAGGCACCAGGTCAGCCTACAGCGGCACAGAAACCATAATGGCAGCACTCATGAGGTGAGTCCCAAGTAACCCTTAAGACCAGCCGACAGAAACCCTTGTCGGATTCATTTCTAccgagggaagagagagagggggagggagagtgagTCCCAGACAGCAAGGAGCCCACCCAGAGTCACAGCACGACAGCATGGGAGCCTGGTCAGGACTCCCAGCCTCCGACTGCACCTTCCTGGTGGGAGCCTCACGGCGGTGAGGAGGGGGCGCCTATCCAGACCTGGGAGGGCAGAGTGCCCACAGATGCCCACACCCCTAAAAGGGTCCCGAAGGCTGCTAATTGCTTCCTGACAGATGGAGCGGATTGCTACTCGGGCCGCCCTCTCACTAGTCAAAGTCAGAAGCAGGACTCTCCAGCAGATTCACCTTCCTCTGGGCaggaaactctgggaaatgaggcTGCAAGAGTCATACGGCCCGGCATGGACTGGGCTCCCGCCTCTTGCCAGGCACTAGGCCAAGCACCTTTCCTGAAGTACCCTGTTCATCCCCCAAAACAAGCCCAGGAGAGGCGCTGTCACTATCACCCCCATCCGGATGAGGCCCTGAGGGTTTAGGTCGTGTGTGCGAGCCCTCTCAGCTCCACAGagttgcagaaggagagaaacatgAGCACGAGTCTACAAAAGTGTGTGAAGAGCCGAGTGGGAAGGCTACCAGACCCGGCCACCTCCCCAGGAGTCCCACCAGCACAGCCGTCAGCAGGCGCTCAAGGGAAAGGTGGAGCCACGGCTCTTCagccagcagaggaagagaacgCTGAGGTCCACCTTGTGCCGACGACAAGGTCATCAGACAAGACTCTTCAAGACGAGATGAAGCCCGCCAGCGAGCTGGGGCAGACAGGCCACGAGGCAGGGAAGGTCAGTGGCTGCTCCAACCAGGGAGGCCTTTTAACAGACAAGCCCCTGGGATTCACTCCAACTGATTTTGGCCACAACTGACGTGCCCACGCAGCCAGTTCCGGGCCAGGCCCCCCGCCTGTCAAACCTCGATGGAGGTGAGCACAGCCGTGTACACATGTGGGCTGCACTGATGACGACACGGGAGGCCCAGCCCTGTGACTCTGGCCAGGGGCACTTCTCCAGCTGGCACATCGCACATCTATGAGGCGGTGGCCGTGCTGGACAAAACTGATGGCGCTTTGCTTTCCCTCTTCACGCCAGCAGCAACGTGGACATCCAGAAAAACCCTGGGACGAAGCGTGGGTCGGCAGTGCCCAAAGCCTGGCGATGGAGACTGGGCTGGCGCCAGGGGGCCGGGAGGTCAGAGCCTGCGCTCCCACCCCCGGGGGCCATCGCCAGGGCAGCTTTGGCTCTGTCCCTTCGCCACCTaccctgtctgcctgtctgtcacGCAGGAATAAAGCCTACTGAGGAGGGTTTTTACGGAAGAGGTGAAGTAAGAGAAAAGGCTGAGAGCATCTCCCACCCATGCTCGTTGTCTCCCACTGGGGCACGATCCTGAGCCAGGGCCCCAAGCCCTGCCTTGatgggggcactggggtggcacTCTGGCCGTGAGAAGGACAGACCACCCTCCGACCCTGCCCAAAGCTGAGCTGAATATCTCCGAGGAGATCAACCAGAGAGCAGGGGGCAGGTGAAGGCCCGGGTGCAGGAGGGGTGTGCTCAGTGACACACGTGGTCAGGTGCCACCTGGGGCCTGAGAGGCTGGACACGGCACACGTGAGAGTGGAGCTCGCCAAAGCGTGTGTTCCCCCTGGAGGGGACCAGGctggctggggagaggggacccccaagagggaggggaggggagggggtgttgGGAGTGGAGCTTCGGGTCCAGGGGGAGAAGGGGCGTTGCTGGGGGGATCTGCTGCCCGGACGTCCCCGGGGGCCGAGGGCGCAGAGATGAAGTGGGTCCTGGGGCGGCCAGACAGGGCAGGGTGCGCCCGGGGAGCGAGCCCTCCCGGCCAGGGTGGCGGCAGCCCCGCAGGCGCCAGGAACTGCTGGGCCccgcggtggcggtggcggtggcggtggcgcagGCCGGGAGGGAGGGGGTCGCGGCCTCGGGCGGCGGATCCGCAgccggggaggcggggcggcgcgcggaggaggggcggcCCGGGGGGAGGCTTGGAAGCGGCcgcggcccctcctcccccagccccgctgCGCCAAGGGCGGCGGCTGGCTGGAccccgggccgggggcggcggaggggcggcggctgggctgggctgggctctccTCCCCCGCCTTCCCGCAGCGCCCTCCAGCCCCCGGAGCCGCGGAGGCCGGCAGCTCCCGCCGGGCCCCCCTGCCGCCCCCTCCCTCGGCCAGGGCCGCCAGgggccgcgccccccccccccgcccacccagCCGCGCGCCTCCAAACCCGCCCTCACCCCGGGGGCTCTAAGGCGCGGCCCCCGCCCTGGGGCGCCCGGTGCTCGCAGCCCCGGCAGagcgcgggccgggggcgggggggagccgcCCGGGGAGTCGCGCCCCGCGCCTACCGGACAGGGTGCTGGCCATGGTGCTGGCGGCGCGGGCTGCGGAGGCCGGGAGGCGCGGGCGGCGGCTGGAGCTGCAGTCGGCGAATGCTGCAgtgccggggaggggaggggaggggagggagcagggagggcggGAGGCGGGCGCAGAGCGAGGAGAGCCAGAGCCTGGCTGGCTGTGGCAGGGGCTCGCAGCCGTCAGAGGGAGGGGACGGTGGGAGGGGAGCGCCCAGCtgggcccgggggtggggtgcTTCAGCCGGGGCCCATCCACCCACTGCTTACCCCTTAGACCCCCCTGCTGCCCCAACTGGGCTTTGTGCGGGCTTGGAGGCAGGGTGGGCGGGGCGGGAGAGGAGGGGGTCCCCACatcagggtggggctggggagcccACCTGGCCGGGAGGCGCCTTCCGTGTGCCCAGGCCCGTGCTGAGAGCGCGTCACAGACAGTGGGGGTCGGGATGGGTCGGGAAGGTCTCCGAGGAGCATCCCGGAGGGCGAGTCGGTTCTGAGGCAGAAAAGAGGGTCAACGGCAGGGGTGGCGAGGCCTAGAACAAAGCCCTGGGAGCCAGCTGGAGAGGAGAACAACCCCAGCTGACACCCCACTTGCCGTGCGGCTGGGACCCAGTTTCTGACTTCTTCATACGTCTGTTTCTCAAGTGTAAGAGGTGACAACAATGCCGGTGTCCAGATGATGGAGAAGAGGGGTGCACTTGGTCACGTGTGGGGCCAcgcctcccctcctctctgggcATAGGGTTCTGGTTGATACCTGCAAAGGGAGAGCCTGGCAGAGGCGGTGGGCCCCTTGCTGCAAGGGCCATCTCGTCTCCCTTTGGGCCCGGGAAGCCGTATGGATGGAGTGTCATTCCCATTTGAGGGGTGAAGCCACGGAGGTCAAGAGAAGCACTTGCTCCACAACCGAGTAGGTCCTAAGGCCAGGAATCAGACCGTGGAAAGCCTCGGGAGCCTGTGGAGAGGTGAGGCAGGCTCAGAAAGGGGACGGGCCGGGACAGACCGAAGGGTCGGGGGCAGCCTGCAGGCCCGGCAGACGTGAATACAGGCACACCTCCAGGTGCACACATGGCAAGTGGGACGGGTTAACGTGTCCTGTGGTCCACAGTGTACCCCACAGGGCCCACAAGAGCAGGCTCTCCATTCAGCTTTGTTGACTTGGCCAAGATCTCTGCGCCTGCTGGGCGGGGCTGGTCACCGCCCGCCTTGGGGCTGTTTCCTCTCATCTTTTGCGATTAGGTTCAGATGTGGCATCGCCAGTTATCATTTCTAGCGGGCTGGGCAGTCCCACAGAGGACGTGCGACCGGACACCTTGTGCGCTGGCTGTGGTTTGGGCCCAGGGGCCCCGAGCCTGTGGGTCCTGCCTTGCTTTGCCTGGGCCTCCGGGAGCACCAAGGCCTCTGCTCTTAGAAGACGC
It includes:
- the STMN3 gene encoding stathmin-3 isoform X1, whose product is MGMTLHPYGFPGPKGDEMALAARGPPPLPGSPFAAYKEKMKELSVLSLICSCFYSQPHPNTIYQYGDMEVKQLDKRASGQSFEVILKSPSDLSPESPVLSSPPKRKDTSLEELQKRLEAAEERRKTQEAQVLKQLAERREHEREVLHKALEDNNNFSRLAEEKLNHKMELSKEIREAHLAALRERLREKELHAAEVRRNKGQREEMSG
- the STMN3 gene encoding stathmin-3 isoform X2; the encoded protein is MASTLSAYKEKMKELSVLSLICSCFYSQPHPNTIYQYGDMEVKQLDKRASGQSFEVILKSPSDLSPESPVLSSPPKRKDTSLEELQKRLEAAEERRKTQEAQVLKQLAERREHEREVLHKALEDNNNFSRLAEEKLNHKMELSKEIREAHLAALRERLREKELHAAEVRRNKGQREEMSG